The bacterium nucleotide sequence TTCCGATCTTACGCGTAACGATGCCAGTAAACAGGTTTCTTCCGGCGGACCGATCACTAAAGATAACACTACGGTTGAGTTTTATAATACGATTTTCGCTTTTGCCGAATCGCCTAAAGAAAAAGGCGTACTGTGGGCCGGTTCCGACGACGGTTTGATCCACATCTCACGCGACAATGGCCAGTCATGGCAAAACGTTTCGATCAAAGATTTCGGCGAAGGGTTGATCAGCATTATCGAACTGTCCACATTTGACGCTGGAACGGCATACGTTGCCGCAACGAAATACAAGTTCAACGACTTTCAGCCGTATTTATACAAGACCGACGATTATGGAAAAACATGGAAGCGGATCAACGACGGAATCCCTGTTGGGGCATACACAAGAGTCATCCGCCATGATCCGAACCGTAAAGGATTGTTGTATGCGGGCACGGAAACCGGTGTGTATGTTTCGTTCAATGACGGCGATGCGTGGCAGCCATTGCAAATGAATTTGCCGGTCGTGCCGGTTCACGATCTCGCCGTGCAGGCACGGGAAATGGATCTTGTCGCGGCAACACATGGACGGGCGTTTTGGATACTCGATGATTTGTCGCCGTTGTACCAGATCAGCGATGATATCGCCAAATCGGAAACGTTTTTATTCAAACCGCGGCATACTTATCGCATCGGAGGATTTCAATTCAAACAAGACGGCGTTCCTGTCGGCGTTAATCCGCCGAACGGCGTTTTGATCTATTTTTATTTTAAAGATAAACCGAAAGAGGAAGTGAAATTAGAATTTCTCGATGCCGACGGTAAATCCATTATCACGTATTCGAGCAATAAAGATCAAAAAGGAAAAACGGTCGAGCCGTCGAAGGAGTTTTATGAAAATCCCAAACCGAAGGAAACACGGATGGATATCGTACCGGCTGATACCGGGATGAATCTTTTTGTCTGGGATATGCGTTATCCCGATGCGATAGAAGTCCCCGGCGCGATTTACGACGGTGGCAATTTGCGCGGACCAAAAATCATTCCGGGTACGTATCAGGTTCGCCTCACCAATGGAAAAACCGTTCAGACACAATCATTTGAGATCAAAAAAGACCCGCGCATTGCTACAACGCAGGAATCGTTCAAAGCGCTGTTGGATTTATTACTTACAATGCAATCGAAACTGAATGAAGTTCAAAAAGGCATTAACAGCGTTCGTGACATTCGCAAGCAAATGAATGCCGTGACAGCCTCTTTGAAAGATACCACGCTCAGCAAATCGATTAAAGACGCCGCCAAACCGTTGAACGATAGCCTCACAGCCATTGAAGAAGCGTTGATTCAGACAAAACTCAAAGCTTCACAGGATGCATTGAATTATCCGATCAAACTGAACGATAAATTAGTGTCACTGATGGCTTATGTAGCACAGGCCGACGAACGTCCGGCCAAACAATCGTACGAGACGTTTGACGACCTGGCGCGGCGAATCGATGCCGCTTTGATTAAATTAAAGCCTCTGACTGAAAATGAGGTTCCGAAATTCAACGCGTTGGTCAAAGATAAAATTTCAGCTATTACCTTAGAGAAGAAATAATTTTTATTCTGGCGAGTTCTATTGATAATTCCGTTGTATCGCAGAATTTTAATTTGAATAACAAAGAGGATGGATTATGCTCTATAGATCATGTTTAGCAATGGTGTGTCTTGTTGTACTGGCCGGTTGTTCCGATCCGCAGGGCGCCGGCAAATTTGCCATGCCCCCGATGCCGGTGGAAGTAGCACAGGCCAAACTTCAAAAAGTTATCGACCGGTTTGACGGCGTGGGTACGATCGAAGCGACCGACGCGATCACCGTCGTTTCGGAAATCAATGCGGCCGTTGTCAGTCTTCCTTTTCAGGAAGGCGGTTACGTTAAGAAAAACGATTTGATCGCTCAACTAGATGACGGGCAACTGGCTGCGGAAGTGGCCCGCGATGAAGCTATCGTGACGCAAAACCGCGCCAATTACGAACGTATCAAAATATTGGTCGAACAAAAAGCCAGCGCAGTCAAAGATCTCGATGACGCAACGGCCGATCTGAAAATTTCCGAAGCGAATCTGGCGTTGTCCAAAGCAAAATTTGAAAAAACACGCATTCGCGCACCCTTCAGCGGTTTGATCGGCGCACGCAAAGTCAGCATCGGAGCTTTTTTGCGAACGGGCGATGCGATCACGGAACTCGCCAATATCGACGAAATCCGCGTGACGTTCGCGGTGCCGGAAAGATTTTTACTTCAATTGAAGCAAGGAACTGAAATTACTGTTTCGTCGGCGGTGAATCCAGATCTGGAAGTCAAAGGCCGTGTGACCGTCATCGAACCGATTGTCGACGAATCGACGCGCAACGCGCGGGTAGTCGCTCGCGTGGCGAACCCAGGTCAGAAATTTCGTCCCGGTATGTCGGCTAATATTTCAGTCGTGCTCAACGAACATGCCAACGCGATCACGATTCCCAATGAAGCGATTTTTGCCAGCGGCAATCAATCGTTTGTTTTTGTCGTAAAAGCCGACAGCACGGTTGCACGGACGGCGCTCACGCTGGGTATTCGTTTGCCGGACGTGGTCGAAGTTCTCAATGGGTTGGAAGCGGGCGCCACTATAGTGGAAGCAGGACATCAGAAATTATTCGATGGTGCGAAAGTCATGCCGATGGCCAGCCAAACGAACGGTCAAGCGAAACCATGATCCGGGTTTTTACCGAAAATGATTACGACGCACTGATCGCTATTTTTAAACTGAATACGCCGAAATTTTTCGACCCGAATGAACAAAAAGATTTTGAAACGTATCTCAAGGATTATGCGGCATATTATTTTGTGATCGAACTGGATGGCAAGATCGCCGGCGGCGGCGGATTGAAATTTCAGAACGATAAGAAAATAGTTCGCATTTCATGGGATCTTCTGCATCCGGATTTTCAAAGCCGTGGTCTCGGCAGTGAATTGCTCCGGCACCGGTTGAATTGGCTCGGTGAACACATGGATCAGCATCCTAATCTTCAGAAAATCGAATCATGGACGTCGCAGGTTTCGGTTAAGTTTTACGAAAAATTCGGATTTGTAACCCGCGAAATTAAAAAAAACTTTTGGGGAGCCGGATTGGATTTGTACCTGACGGAAAAGGCTTTTAGTGGCAGCTAAGTCCATAACCATTGACGGTGTAAAATTCAGAGCCGTGAAAAATGGCGTCAAGGCGGCCACCGAGCTAAAACAAGGCGCTTATTTCCAAGACGCCGATCTGGAAAGCATTACATCGAAATACAGAAAGCTTATTACGCAGGCAATGGATCACTTCGAACCGAGGTTTCGTTCATTCCCAGGTTCGCTTCCCGAAGCATTACTGAAAGAACTGACCGAGTACGTGACGCTCTATGCAATGTTTCTTGACCATGTTGTTGGGAGTCCGATTCGGGTTTCGAAACGAGACTGGGATAGTTGGGCGCTGCAGTGTCACGTCTATCATCTTGTCAAAAACACCTGGCCGCGTAATAAAGAAAAAGCTGCAGCCGTGACGGCTCAGCTTCTTGGTCTTTCAAAAGAAGGTTTTGCCCATTGGCAGGAAGGTTTAGAGCGATCGATGGAGTACCGTTAATACAGTAAAAAATTATAATGAATCATATAAAGGATAATCGATGAAACTCAGTCATATTTCAATCCAACGGCCGGTTTTGGCGACCGTTATGAGCCTGACGATCATGCTGTTCGGTATTATCGCATTTTTGCGGTTGCCGGTGCGTGAATATCCCGATATCGACGCGCCGATCATTTCCGTCGTGACGTTGTACCGCGGCGCGAGTTCGAGCGTGGTCGAAACGGAAATTACCAACGTGCTCGAGGAGCAATTTGCGACGCTGGAAGGCGTGAAAACGCTGACGTCGTCGAGCCGCGAAGAAGGTTCGGTCATTACGATCGAATTCGAACTGACGCGTAACGTGGATGAAGCGGCGAACGACGTGCGCGACCGTGTGTCGCGTATCCGCGGCGCATTGCCGCAGGAAGTTGACGATCCGGTCATTTCGAAAGTCGATGCCAATGCGCAGGCGATCGTCTGGCTGGCGTTGTCAAGCGAACATCATAACGGGTTGGAACTGACCGACATCGGCGACCGCATTCTGAAAGAACGTATTCAACGATTGCCCGGCGTGGGTTCGGTGATCATCGGCGGCGAGCGGCGGTACGCCATGCGCGTATGGCTCGACCCGCTCCGGATGGCGGCTCACGGCCTGACGACGCAGGATATCGAAGCGGCGATCCGTCGTGAAAATGCGGAAATCCCCGGCGGACGCGTCGAAGGACTCGGACGTGAATTCGCCGTCCGTACGCGCGGCGAATTAGCCAAAGCGGAAGAATTCGGTGCGATCATCGTCGCTCAAAAAAATACTAACATCGTTCGTTTACGCGACGTCGCCGATGTCACCGTCGGCGCGGCGGATGAACGTACCGTCGCCCGCTACAACGGTTTACCCGCCGTCGGTCTCGGTATCGTCAAACAATCCAAAGCCAGTACCGTCGACGTGGCCGCAGC carries:
- a CDS encoding glycosyl hydrolase, whose translation is MTWRSIGPYRGGRSVAVAGHPDQPYTYYFGGTGGGVWKSGDGGMTWLNISDGFFKTGSVGYIAVAESDPNVIYVGMGESAIRGNISYGDGVYKSVDAGKTWTHLGLQETHFIGRVAVHPKNADIVYVAALGHVFGPNKERGVYRSMDGGKTWKNVLFKDDKTGAIDIVLDPRNPRVVYASMWECYRNPWSMSSGGPGSSLYQSTDGGDTWTEITKNPGLPKGIVGKIGLSCSSVKDGLVWAIVENENGGVFRSDDAGKTWTRTNESRDLRQRAWYYTRIFADTKNPDAVYVVNVQFHKSIDGGKTFKTMSSQHGDHHDLWIDPRNADRMILADDGGAVVTYNGGQTWTDQDQATAQFYHVAVDNQFPYHVFGTQQDNSSVEILSRTTSYGIDTKDWWTSAGCECGYITPHPTKPNVTFGGCYAGYLGRYDRLTGQEQNIMPWQEYATGGANESKFRFQWTFPIVISPHDPNVLYVTAQNVFRSTDEGMSWTMISSDLTRNDASKQVSSGGPITKDNTTVEFYNTIFAFAESPKEKGVLWAGSDDGLIHISRDNGQSWQNVSIKDFGEGLISIIELSTFDAGTAYVAATKYKFNDFQPYLYKTDDYGKTWKRINDGIPVGAYTRVIRHDPNRKGLLYAGTETGVYVSFNDGDAWQPLQMNLPVVPVHDLAVQAREMDLVAATHGRAFWILDDLSPLYQISDDIAKSETFLFKPRHTYRIGGFQFKQDGVPVGVNPPNGVLIYFYFKDKPKEEVKLEFLDADGKSIITYSSNKDQKGKTVEPSKEFYENPKPKETRMDIVPADTGMNLFVWDMRYPDAIEVPGAIYDGGNLRGPKIIPGTYQVRLTNGKTVQTQSFEIKKDPRIATTQESFKALLDLLLTMQSKLNEVQKGINSVRDIRKQMNAVTASLKDTTLSKSIKDAAKPLNDSLTAIEEALIQTKLKASQDALNYPIKLNDKLVSLMAYVAQADERPAKQSYETFDDLARRIDAALIKLKPLTENEVPKFNALVKDKISAITLEKK
- a CDS encoding GNAT family N-acetyltransferase, with translation MIRVFTENDYDALIAIFKLNTPKFFDPNEQKDFETYLKDYAAYYFVIELDGKIAGGGGLKFQNDKKIVRISWDLLHPDFQSRGLGSELLRHRLNWLGEHMDQHPNLQKIESWTSQVSVKFYEKFGFVTREIKKNFWGAGLDLYLTEKAFSGS
- a CDS encoding efflux RND transporter periplasmic adaptor subunit, with the translated sequence MLYRSCLAMVCLVVLAGCSDPQGAGKFAMPPMPVEVAQAKLQKVIDRFDGVGTIEATDAITVVSEINAAVVSLPFQEGGYVKKNDLIAQLDDGQLAAEVARDEAIVTQNRANYERIKILVEQKASAVKDLDDATADLKISEANLALSKAKFEKTRIRAPFSGLIGARKVSIGAFLRTGDAITELANIDEIRVTFAVPERFLLQLKQGTEITVSSAVNPDLEVKGRVTVIEPIVDESTRNARVVARVANPGQKFRPGMSANISVVLNEHANAITIPNEAIFASGNQSFVFVVKADSTVARTALTLGIRLPDVVEVLNGLEAGATIVEAGHQKLFDGAKVMPMASQTNGQAKP